CGGAATCGCTCCCGGATTTTCTCTCTCAGGCCGGGGTCGATCCAGACCTTGTAGGACAGGGCCACCGCCACGGCCAGGACCGGGACCAGCAGGATCAAACGCCAGTCGGTCGGGATGAAGGCCGAGGGGACCGTCACCGCGACAAGGAAAGCCGAAGCCCCGAGGGTCCGGTTCAGCATCCCCCGGGAGACGAGCCCGCTGCGGTGGATGTAGAAATAGCCCCAGGCCACCAGGACGGCGTAGGCGGCCAGGAACCCCGACGCCAGGGCCAACCCGCCCCAGGGGCCGACGAGGGCCACCACGACGGCCATGTACACCGCGGACCACGAGAGGTTCATCAGGACGGCCATCCACATCCGGCCGTGGGCCTGGATCGCCGCGTTCCCGGCGTTTCCGATGCCGGCGATCCCCACGCCCGCCGTCATCAGGGCGAAGAGCGGCACCCCGCCGGTGAAGTCGCGCCCGTAGCATCGGAGGATCAAGTCCGAGCCGAACACCAGGGCGACCACCGCGGGCACCACCGACAGGATGGCCAGGCCCTGCGAGATCTCCATGACCCGTTCGGTGTCGGGGCTCCCCTCCGTTTCGAGGCCTGAGGCGATGATGGGGAGGGTGACGTTCGTGAAGATGGTGGGGAGCAGCATCAGGACGTTCCGCCACTGGTTGGCGGCGCCCAGCAGGCCGAGATCGGAGTAGCCGCCGGGCCGGTTCGCCAGGAGCGCGCTGGCCAGCCAGAGGAAGGGGGTGACGAGCACCCCGCCCAGCAGCGCCGGAAACGAGTAGCTCCAGAGGACCGGGAGTTCGACGCGCAGGCCGCGGCACCGGACCCGGATCCCGTAAGGCCTCCGATGGCGGTTCAGGGCCGCACCGGCCGCTGCGCACCAGGCCAGGGACGTCAGCGTCTGGGCCAGGACCGCCCCCGGCAACCCCCACTGCCAGGCGCAGGCCAGCATCAGGGGAAAAATGAGCACCCCGCGGAGAACGTTCACCCCGGCCACGGCGCGGAACGCCTCGAACCCTGCCAGGGCCCCGTTGAGCATGCCGCCGAGGGCGGTGAAGAACAGCAGGGCCGCCGCCAGCCTCAACGGAAGTTCCAGCGCCGGGGCGTTGAGGACCTGGCCGGCGAGGGGGCGGGCGAAGAGCACGAGGAGGAGGGCGGCGACACCTCCCCCAACGGCGGTGAAGGCCAGCGAGAGCCCGAGGATGCGCCCGGCACGCTCCGGGTCGGAGGTGCGGCACTGGGCCACGAACTTGGTGGCGGTCAGCCCGAAGCCCATCCCCGCGAAGACGCCCAGCATCAGGACGGTCCCGTTCACCACGTCGAAACGCCCGAACTCCTCCCTCCCCAACAGGCGCGCCACCACCACCGAGGCCAGCAGGGCGAGCCCCTGGGCGGCCACGGTACCCGCCAGGGACCATGCCGCGCCCCGGACGAAGCGCTTCCCCAGGGACACCGGGCCCATCGGGTCCGCGGGCGGGGGCGAGGCGGGGAGCCCGCTGTCAATGTCCACTGAACCCTCCCAGGCGCTTCTTCACCCGATAGGCCAGGAAGGCCGCCTCCACCACCCGGTGCCAGAAACGGGAGACCGGCCGCACCGCCGACACCTGCCGCGCGGCCTCCGCCGGGTCACCGATCCGCCAAGCCCCCATGGCCAGGAACAACCGCGACCGGGCCGCCACGCGGGGCGTCACCCCGGGGCTCTCCGACAGGGCTTTCCCCACGACTTCGAACTGGGCCCTGACGACGTCCCGCAGGCGGGTGGAGGTGAGGCTTCCGCCGTGCAGACGGTAATCATAGAGCCGGCGGCGGATGCGTCGAAACCGGGCGACCCGGGCGGCCCGGATCCAGAAGTCCCAGTCTTCCATCAGGAAGCGGCTCTCGTCGTACCCGCCGAGTTCGGTGTGCAACCCGGCACGGTAGAGGAAGCACGCCTTCACCACGTTGTGGCAGAGGATCCAGCGGGGCGCCTTCGCCCGCCAGACCCCCGTCTTTCGCCCCAGGTCGTCGATCAGGTCACAGGCCGCGTAGACCACCCGGGTGTCAGGGTGCCGGTCGAGGACCGCCGCCATCGTCGCCAGGGCGCCAGGGTGATACCGGTTGTCGTCGGAGGTCCAGGTGAAGTAAGCGCCCCGGGCCAGGTCGAAGCCGGCGTTCAGCGAACCCGGCAACCTCCGGTTGACGGCGTTGCGGAGGACCCGGATCCGGGGGTCCTCCGCAGCAACACCGGCGGCGATCGCCGGCGTGTCGTCGTCGGAGGCATCGTCCACCAGGATCAGCTCCCAGCCGGGGAAGGTCTGCGCCCGAACGCTCCCCACCGCCTCGGCGAGGTAACGCGCCCCGTTGTGGACGGGAAGGACCACCGAGATCCTCGGTGCAGCCTCCGTCCCGCTGTTCCCTGTGTTCCCCGTCATCCTGTCCCCCGCGCGGCCGTGTCGACCCTTTCCGCCCCGTGCGCGGCAGGCCGCTTCCCTTGTGCGAAAACCGCTGCCTGCGCGGCCGATCCGACGACTCGGCCTGAGGCGGATAGACATGATAGGCCATGAGCCGCACGGGAGCAAATCTTTTTCGGTTGCAGCGCGCGGCGCGGCGCCGGGTGAACGACCGCACTGCCCTTCCCCGCCCGGGTGACGACACCTTGCAAATCACGAAAGGATAAGATAGGATGGATTCACTGACGGCAGCGAGGGGTCAGCGTAAAGCGGGGAGAGGCGGAGAATGGCGTTTCGTCGGTTGAGATCGTGGATCGGGCTGTTGCTGCCCCCTCCCGCGTGGCGGCTCCCCGTCGCCCTGCTGGCCGCGATCGGGCTCGGGCTCGGGATGGTGACCTTCCACGTCTCGCGAGCCACGTCCTACCTCTCGGACGACCCCACGGCGTGCATCAACTGCCACATCATGATCCCCCAGTACGCCACCTGGTCGCACGGGGCCCACGGCCGGGTGACCGTCTGCAACGACTGCCACGTCCCCCAGAACAACGTTTTCCGTAAATACTGGTTCAAGGCCAACGACGGTCTCCGACACTCCTGGAAGTTCACCTTCCGGCTGGAGCCGCCGGTGATCCGCACCATCGAGGAGAGCCGGGCGGTGATCCAGGAAAACTGCATCCGGTGCCACGGCCCCATGGTCCGCCGGGTCTATCTGGAGAACCCGGCCTACGAAAAGGTGCACGACACCCAGACCCGGCGGTGCTGGGAGTGCCACCGGGAGACGCCCCACGGACGGGTGAACAGCCTGGCCGCGGCACCCTATGCCCGCGCTCCCGGTCTCTCCCCGATCCTCCCGACGTGGATCGAGACCTTCTTCCGCCAAAAGGCCGCCCCTTGAAAGCCTGGAATACCGACACGAGGGAACGACGATGAAAAGCATCATGGAATCGGTTCAGAAGCGCCCCTGGCTGG
This sequence is a window from Acidobacteriota bacterium. Protein-coding genes within it:
- a CDS encoding glycosyltransferase, with product MTGNTGNSGTEAAPRISVVLPVHNGARYLAEAVGSVRAQTFPGWELILVDDASDDDTPAIAAGVAAEDPRIRVLRNAVNRRLPGSLNAGFDLARGAYFTWTSDDNRYHPGALATMAAVLDRHPDTRVVYAACDLIDDLGRKTGVWRAKAPRWILCHNVVKACFLYRAGLHTELGGYDESRFLMEDWDFWIRAARVARFRRIRRRLYDYRLHGGSLTSTRLRDVVRAQFEVVGKALSESPGVTPRVAARSRLFLAMGAWRIGDPAEAARQVSAVRPVSRFWHRVVEAAFLAYRVKKRLGGFSGH
- a CDS encoding oligosaccharide flippase family protein yields the protein MDIDSGLPASPPPADPMGPVSLGKRFVRGAAWSLAGTVAAQGLALLASVVVARLLGREEFGRFDVVNGTVLMLGVFAGMGFGLTATKFVAQCRTSDPERAGRILGLSLAFTAVGGGVAALLLVLFARPLAGQVLNAPALELPLRLAAALLFFTALGGMLNGALAGFEAFRAVAGVNVLRGVLIFPLMLACAWQWGLPGAVLAQTLTSLAWCAAAGAALNRHRRPYGIRVRCRGLRVELPVLWSYSFPALLGGVLVTPFLWLASALLANRPGGYSDLGLLGAANQWRNVLMLLPTIFTNVTLPIIASGLETEGSPDTERVMEISQGLAILSVVPAVVALVFGSDLILRCYGRDFTGGVPLFALMTAGVGIAGIGNAGNAAIQAHGRMWMAVLMNLSWSAVYMAVVVALVGPWGGLALASGFLAAYAVLVAWGYFYIHRSGLVSRGMLNRTLGASAFLVAVTVPSAFIPTDWRLILLVPVLAVAVALSYKVWIDPGLREKIRERFR
- the nrfH gene encoding cytochrome c nitrite reductase small subunit codes for the protein MAFRRLRSWIGLLLPPPAWRLPVALLAAIGLGLGMVTFHVSRATSYLSDDPTACINCHIMIPQYATWSHGAHGRVTVCNDCHVPQNNVFRKYWFKANDGLRHSWKFTFRLEPPVIRTIEESRAVIQENCIRCHGPMVRRVYLENPAYEKVHDTQTRRCWECHRETPHGRVNSLAAAPYARAPGLSPILPTWIETFFRQKAAP